In Microbacterium laevaniformans, a single window of DNA contains:
- a CDS encoding epimerase has translation MPVHEQTRRRVVVAGASGFIGRAVVESLRARGDEVTVVGRTAGVAWNDAAALVRAVEGAEVVVNLAGKSVNCRYTDRNRDEILRSRIETTRALRTAIAAASSPPAVWLNASTATIYRHRTDAPHTEHAGELGTGFSVDVARAWEEELFAGELPQTRRVAMRMAIVLGDGPATRMLTTLARLGLGGSQRDGWWLQHRRYRGIGPHPSGDGRAPHHRTRGRQRFSWVHIDDVVAAMHFLIERDELAGVVNVVAPQASDNRTLMRTLRRIVGAPFGVPAVRWMLEPAMWLLRTEPELVLKSRWVVPERLTAAGFVFAHRDLEEALRASLASAAPRGARAGVGGDVGARG, from the coding sequence ATGCCGGTGCACGAGCAGACACGGCGGCGCGTCGTCGTCGCCGGGGCGTCGGGCTTCATCGGGAGGGCCGTCGTCGAGTCGTTGCGCGCTCGTGGCGACGAGGTCACGGTCGTCGGTCGCACCGCCGGGGTGGCCTGGAACGACGCCGCCGCACTCGTCAGAGCCGTCGAGGGAGCCGAGGTCGTCGTGAACCTGGCGGGGAAGTCGGTCAACTGCCGCTACACCGACCGCAACCGCGACGAGATCCTGCGCTCACGCATCGAGACGACGCGCGCCCTGCGGACGGCGATCGCCGCGGCGTCGTCGCCTCCGGCCGTGTGGCTGAACGCGTCCACCGCCACGATCTACCGGCACCGCACCGATGCCCCGCACACCGAGCATGCCGGTGAGCTCGGCACGGGATTCTCCGTCGACGTGGCGCGGGCGTGGGAGGAGGAGCTTTTCGCGGGAGAGCTTCCGCAGACGCGCCGTGTCGCGATGCGGATGGCGATCGTGCTGGGCGACGGCCCCGCCACCCGGATGCTGACGACGCTCGCCCGCCTCGGCCTCGGCGGATCTCAGCGCGACGGCTGGTGGCTGCAGCACCGCCGCTACCGCGGCATCGGGCCGCATCCGAGCGGCGACGGGCGCGCGCCGCACCACCGCACCCGCGGACGCCAGCGCTTCAGCTGGGTGCACATCGACGACGTCGTGGCCGCGATGCACTTTTTGATCGAGCGTGACGAGCTGGCCGGCGTCGTCAACGTCGTCGCGCCGCAGGCCTCCGACAACCGCACGCTCATGCGCACACTGCGGCGCATCGTCGGCGCTCCCTTCGGGGTGCCCGCCGTCCGCTGGATGCTGGAGCCGGCGATGTGGCTGCTGCGCACCGAGCCGGAGCTCGTGCTGAAGAGCCGCTGGGTCGTCCCCGAGCGGCTGACCGCGGCCGGGTTCGTCTTCGCGCACCGTGACCTGGAGGAGGCGCTGCGAGCGAGTCTCGCATCAGCCGCCCCGCGCGGCGCCCGCGCCGGCGTCGGCGGGGATGTCGGCGCCCGCGGTTAG
- a CDS encoding DNA-3-methyladenine glycosylase I gives MDDLREGPDGLLRCGWVGDDAEYRRYHDEEWGRPLHGDCALFEKMSLEGFQAGLSWITILRKRPRFREVFANFQPAVVAEFDENDVERLMADAGIIRNRAKILATIGNARLVREMEPGALDDVMWSFAPPVRAEGERPVAFADVPAVTAASDALSKALRAAGFRFVGSTTMYALMQSAGMVDDHLAGCHRAV, from the coding sequence GTGGATGATCTGCGCGAAGGCCCGGACGGCCTGCTCCGGTGCGGCTGGGTGGGCGACGACGCCGAGTACCGGCGCTACCACGACGAGGAGTGGGGTCGTCCCCTGCACGGCGACTGCGCCCTCTTCGAGAAGATGAGCCTCGAGGGCTTCCAGGCGGGGCTGTCGTGGATCACGATCCTGCGCAAGCGCCCCCGATTCCGCGAGGTGTTCGCAAACTTCCAGCCCGCCGTGGTCGCGGAGTTCGACGAAAACGATGTCGAGCGGCTGATGGCGGATGCCGGGATCATCCGCAACCGCGCGAAGATCCTCGCGACCATCGGCAACGCCCGCCTGGTGCGGGAGATGGAGCCGGGTGCGCTCGACGATGTCATGTGGTCGTTCGCGCCGCCGGTGCGGGCCGAGGGCGAGCGTCCGGTCGCGTTCGCCGACGTGCCGGCCGTGACGGCGGCATCCGATGCGCTCTCGAAGGCGCTGCGTGCCGCCGGCTTCCGCTTCGTGGGATCGACGACGATGTACGCACTCATGCAGTCGGCCGGGATGGTCGACGATCACCTCGCGGGGTGTCATCGCGCGGTGTGA
- a CDS encoding acyl-CoA dehydrogenase family protein encodes MTDAAVRPKKPATNTRTPAGGAPTAAHTAAEAHEPRIHVDTVTDLLLGTWAQTRREAREMIKDPALWKIEGLSVADHRERVFGQLQILVDNNGSRRAFPKKYGGLEDNGANLAGFMELVLADPSLQIKSGVQWGLFGSAIYQLGTEKHHEAWLRDVIELTLPGAFAMTEIGHGSDVAAIGTTATYDPETEEFVINTPFRGAWKDYLGNAAVHGRAATVFAQLITGGVNYGVHCFFVPIRDDEGNMLPGVQSEDDGVKGGLNGIDNGRLAFDHVRVPRFNLLNRYGDVAADGTYSSDIPSPGRRFFTMLGALVQGRVSLDGAATTATALALHIAITYAGQRRQFDSGSGSDEVVLLDYGKHQRRLLPRLAQVYAQFFANDELLRTFDGVFSGRTDTPDERENLETLAAALKPLSTWNALDTIQECREACGGSGFMADNRLVGLHHDLDVYVTFEGDNNVLLQLVGKRLLNDFAKQFKGADAAKLASFAAKQTAGKVFHGAGLRQLGQAVTDFGSTARSVELGLRAEQQHELLAERVRQMIEDIAGRLRPASKASPAEAAAIFNANQAALIEAARAHGELLQWEAFSDGIAGISDPGTAQVLGWLRDLFGLHLIEKHLAWYLINGRLSAQRAASVSKYIDRLLLRLRPHAQDLVDAFAFEPEHVRAPIASGVEQERQREARAYYADLAASGEAPVSEKSLKKK; translated from the coding sequence AACGCCCGCCGGCGGAGCCCCGACCGCGGCACACACCGCCGCAGAGGCCCACGAGCCGCGCATCCACGTCGACACGGTCACCGATCTGCTGCTGGGAACGTGGGCGCAGACCCGGCGCGAAGCCCGCGAGATGATCAAGGATCCGGCGCTCTGGAAGATCGAAGGGCTGTCGGTCGCCGACCATCGCGAACGCGTGTTCGGCCAGCTGCAGATCCTCGTCGACAACAACGGGTCGCGGCGCGCGTTCCCGAAGAAGTACGGCGGCCTCGAGGACAACGGAGCCAACCTCGCCGGCTTCATGGAGCTCGTGCTCGCCGACCCGTCGCTGCAGATCAAGTCCGGCGTGCAGTGGGGCCTGTTCGGCTCCGCGATCTACCAGCTCGGCACCGAGAAGCACCACGAGGCGTGGCTGCGCGACGTGATCGAGCTGACGCTGCCGGGTGCGTTCGCGATGACCGAGATCGGGCACGGCTCCGACGTCGCCGCGATCGGCACGACCGCCACTTACGACCCGGAGACCGAGGAGTTCGTCATCAACACGCCGTTCCGCGGCGCGTGGAAGGACTACCTCGGCAACGCCGCCGTGCACGGTCGGGCCGCGACCGTGTTCGCTCAGCTGATCACCGGGGGCGTCAACTACGGCGTGCACTGCTTCTTCGTCCCCATCCGCGACGACGAGGGCAACATGCTGCCGGGCGTGCAGAGCGAGGACGACGGGGTCAAGGGCGGGCTCAACGGCATCGACAACGGACGGCTGGCGTTCGACCATGTTCGCGTCCCGAGATTCAACCTCCTGAACCGCTACGGCGATGTCGCCGCCGACGGCACCTACAGCTCCGACATCCCGAGCCCCGGACGCCGCTTCTTCACCATGCTCGGCGCGCTCGTGCAGGGCCGGGTCTCGCTCGACGGCGCGGCGACGACCGCGACCGCGCTCGCGCTGCACATCGCGATCACCTACGCCGGTCAGCGTCGCCAGTTCGACTCGGGGTCGGGCAGCGACGAGGTGGTGCTGCTCGACTACGGCAAGCACCAGCGGCGCCTGCTGCCCCGACTGGCGCAGGTGTACGCGCAGTTCTTCGCGAACGACGAGCTGCTGCGTACGTTCGACGGCGTGTTCAGCGGACGCACCGACACCCCCGACGAGCGCGAGAACCTCGAGACCCTCGCCGCCGCGCTCAAGCCCCTGTCCACGTGGAACGCTCTCGACACCATCCAGGAATGCCGCGAGGCCTGCGGCGGGTCGGGCTTCATGGCCGACAACCGTCTCGTCGGGCTGCACCACGACCTCGACGTCTACGTCACCTTCGAGGGCGACAACAACGTCCTGCTCCAGCTGGTCGGCAAGCGCCTGCTCAACGACTTCGCGAAGCAGTTCAAGGGCGCGGATGCCGCGAAGCTCGCGTCCTTCGCCGCGAAGCAGACCGCCGGCAAGGTGTTCCACGGGGCGGGGCTGCGCCAGCTCGGTCAGGCCGTCACCGACTTCGGCTCCACCGCGCGCTCGGTCGAGCTCGGGCTGCGGGCCGAGCAGCAGCACGAGCTGCTCGCGGAGCGCGTGCGGCAGATGATCGAAGACATCGCCGGGCGGCTGCGCCCGGCATCCAAGGCATCGCCCGCCGAGGCGGCGGCGATCTTCAATGCCAATCAGGCCGCGCTGATCGAGGCGGCGCGGGCACACGGCGAGCTGCTGCAGTGGGAGGCGTTCAGCGACGGCATCGCCGGCATCTCCGATCCCGGCACGGCGCAGGTGCTGGGGTGGCTGCGCGATCTGTTCGGTCTGCACCTCATCGAGAAGCACCTCGCCTGGTATCTGATCAACGGCCGACTGTCGGCGCAGCGCGCGGCATCCGTCTCGAAGTACATCGACCGCCTGCTGCTGCGGCTGCGCCCCCACGCCCAGGACCTCGTCGACGCGTTCGCGTTCGAGCCGGAGCACGTGCGCGCACCCATCGCCTCCGGGGTCGAGCAGGAGCGCCAGCGCGAGGCGCGGGCGTACTACGCCGATCTCGCCGCCTCCGGCGAGGCCCCCGTCTCGGAGAAGTCGCTTAAGAAGAAGTAG